In one Nicotiana sylvestris chromosome 8, ASM39365v2, whole genome shotgun sequence genomic region, the following are encoded:
- the LOC104247461 gene encoding mediator of RNA polymerase II transcription subunit 28 isoform X1 — MAERHSVDQQQNPQSQMQSPSSMADMIACVMALEAALLLCLPARELQAIDRSAHPYHQIDVERHARDFMEAAKKLQLYLIGLQREDLPSKPDMLRKEIAKMEEELKTKTELITKQERLLQNWRNELKDQLDKHNIELEMV; from the exons ATGGCTGAGAGACATTCTGTTGATCAACAGCAAAATCCTCAATCGCAGATGCAATCGCCTTCTTCAATGGCTGACATGATTGCCTGTGTGATGGCGCTAGAGGCTGCTTTGCTTCTCTGCTTGCCTGCAAGAGAGCTCCAGGCAATAGACCGTTCAGCTCATCCTTATCATCAGA TTGATGTTGAGAGACATGCCAGAGATTTCATGGAAGCAGCGAAAAAACTTCAACTTTATTTGATTGGGTTGCAACGCGAGGATCTGCCTTCCAAACCAGATATGCTTAGAAAG GAGATtgcaaaaatggaagaagagtTGAAAACAAAGACTGAGCTTATAACTAAGCAAGAGAGACTGCTTCAAAATTGGAGGAATGAGTTGAAGGACCAATTAGACAAACACAACATTGAGTTGGAAATGGTGTAA
- the LOC104247461 gene encoding mediator of RNA polymerase II transcription subunit 28 isoform X2 codes for MAERHSVDQQQNPQSQMQSPSSMADMIACVMALEAALLLCLPARELQAIDRSAHPYHQIDVERHARDFMEAAKKLQLYLIGLQREDLPSKPDMLRKIAKMEEELKTKTELITKQERLLQNWRNELKDQLDKHNIELEMV; via the exons ATGGCTGAGAGACATTCTGTTGATCAACAGCAAAATCCTCAATCGCAGATGCAATCGCCTTCTTCAATGGCTGACATGATTGCCTGTGTGATGGCGCTAGAGGCTGCTTTGCTTCTCTGCTTGCCTGCAAGAGAGCTCCAGGCAATAGACCGTTCAGCTCATCCTTATCATCAGA TTGATGTTGAGAGACATGCCAGAGATTTCATGGAAGCAGCGAAAAAACTTCAACTTTATTTGATTGGGTTGCAACGCGAGGATCTGCCTTCCAAACCAGATATGCTTAGAAAG ATtgcaaaaatggaagaagagtTGAAAACAAAGACTGAGCTTATAACTAAGCAAGAGAGACTGCTTCAAAATTGGAGGAATGAGTTGAAGGACCAATTAGACAAACACAACATTGAGTTGGAAATGGTGTAA